In Harpia harpyja isolate bHarHar1 chromosome Z, bHarHar1 primary haplotype, whole genome shotgun sequence, a single window of DNA contains:
- the AGXT2 gene encoding alanine--glyoxylate aminotransferase 2, mitochondrial, which produces MARGVGPLLWGRGRRLGSVAFRQQKWKSFVSTQAKMPPCDFVPEKYKSYPYERMQKIREQNISPSLRMYYKKPLLLHQGHMQWLFDYEGRRYLDLFAGIVTVSVGHCHPKVTTATQKQLARLWHTANIYMHPSIQEYAEKLTSLLPDPLKVVYLTNSGSEANDLAMFMARLYTRNFDIISFRGAYHGGSPYTLGLTSIGLYKHGVANGFGCSTTMLPDVFRGPWGGSRCRDSPVQTVRKCSCSEGVCHANDQYIEQFKDTLNTSVPKTIAGFIAEPIQGVNGAVQYPRSFLKEAYQLVRERGGICISDEVQTGFGRTGSHFWGFQTHDVVPDIVTLAKGIGNGFPMAAVVTTKEIASSLAQNLHFNTFGGSPLACVVGAAVLDAIEEDGLQKNSEDVGTYMLLELGKLRDKFEVVGDVRGKGLMIGVEMVTDKDSRHPLPAEEINQIWEDCKDMGVLIGRGGLYSQTFRIKPPMCITKKDVDFAVEVFHTALQRHMEKAAAK; this is translated from the exons ATGGCGAGGGGAGTCGGGCCGCTGCTGTGGGGTCGTGGCCGCCGGCTCGGCAGCG TTGCCTTTAggcagcagaaatggaaaagctttgtCTCCACACAAGCAAAAATGCCTCCTTGCGATTTTGTAcctgaaaaatacaaa TCCTATCCGTATGAACGTATGCAGAAGATTCGTGAACAAAACATTTCTCCTTCACTGCGAATGTATTACAAGAAGCCATTGTTGCTGCATCAAGGACATATGCAGTGGTTGTTTGATTATGAAGGACGAAGATACCTTGATCTCTTTGCTGGAATTGTCACTGTCAGTGTTGGTCACTGTCATCC AAAGGTAACTACGGCTACTCAGAAACAGCTTGCTCGCCTGTGGCATACCGCTAATATCTACATGCACCCATCAATCCAGGAGTATGCTGAAAAGCTAACTTCTCTTCTTCCAGATCCACTTAAG GTGGTTTATCTAACCAACAGCGGGTCAGAGGCCAATGATTTGGCTATGTTCATGGCAAGGCTGTATACTCGTAACTTCGACATCATCTCTTTCAG AGGAGCATACCATGGAGGCAGCCCTTACACGCTGGGATTGACATCTATTGGTCTTTATAAGCATGGTGTCGCCAATGGCTTTGGCTGTTCAACA ACAATGTTACCGGATGTTTTTCGTGGTCCATGGGGAGGCAGCCGTTGTAGAGATTCTCCAGTACAAACTGTTCGAAAATGCAGCTGTTCTGAAG GTGTATGTCATGCAAATGACCAGTACATTGAACAGTTCAAAGACACTCTGAATACCTCAGTGCCAAAGACAATAGCTGGATTTATCGCTGAACCAATTCAA GGTGTTAACGGCGCTGTTCAGTACCCAAGAAGTTTCTTAAAGGAAGCTTATCAGCTAGTACGGGAAAGAGGGGGCATTTGTATTTCAGATGAA gtaCAGACAGGATTTGGACGGACAGGCAGCCATTTCTGGGGATTTCAAACACATGATGTAGTCCCTGACATTGTTACTTTGGCAAAAGGAATTGGTAATGGCTTTCCAATGGCAGCTGTTGTTACAACAAAAG agaTTGCAAGTTCCTTGGCTCAAAACCTTCACTTTAATACATTTGGAGGAAGCCCTTTGGCCTGTGTAGTTGGAGCTGCAGTTCTTGAT GCTATTGAAGAAGATGGTCTACAAAAAAACAGTGAGGATGTGGGAACATATATGCTACTGGAGTTGGGTAAACTACGGGATAAATTCGAGGTTGTTGGAGATGTCCGTGGCAAGGGACTTATGATTGGAGTAGAAATGGTGACAGATAAG GATAGTCGCCACCCTCTTCCAGCTGAAGAAATCAATCAGATCTGGGAGGACTGTAAAGACATGGGGGTTCTAATTGGCAGAGGAGGACTCTACAGTCAG acatTTAGAATTAAACCTCCTATGTGCATTACTAAAAAGGATGTCGACTTTGCTGTGGAAGTATTTCATACTGCTTTACAGAGACACATGGagaaagcagctgcaaaataG